Proteins from a single region of Rhodospirillales bacterium:
- a CDS encoding 50S ribosomal protein L15, whose amino-acid sequence MKLNELKNNDGAKKARIRVGRGIGSGKGKTSGSGQKGQKSRSGVAINGYEGGQMPLHMRMPKSGFNNKKFCVHYVELTTGKLQAAIDAKKIDSKKTIDEDTLVAAKIISRKKAGVKLLTKGELKAKVELKISKATKTARAAVEKAGGKIEIIEKTVAPVENKKKK is encoded by the coding sequence ATGAAACTCAATGAACTCAAGAACAATGACGGCGCAAAAAAGGCCCGCATTCGCGTTGGCCGCGGTATCGGCTCTGGCAAAGGCAAGACCTCTGGCTCCGGCCAAAAAGGTCAGAAATCTCGCTCCGGCGTTGCCATTAATGGCTACGAAGGCGGCCAAATGCCGCTCCATATGCGCATGCCCAAAAGCGGTTTCAACAACAAGAAATTCTGCGTCCATTACGTCGAATTGACAACAGGAAAACTTCAGGCTGCCATTGACGCTAAGAAAATCGATTCCAAGAAAACTATCGATGAAGACACACTGGTAGCCGCTAAAATCATCAGCCGCAAAAAAGCAGGCGTCAAGCTGCTGACCAAAGGCGAGTTGAAAGCCAAAGTTGAACTGAAAATCTCAAAAGCGACAAAAACGGCCCGCGCCGCTGTCGAAAAAGCAGGCGGTAAGATCGAAATCATCGAAAAAACGGTCGCGCCGGTTGAAAATAAGAAGAAAAAATAA
- the rpmD gene encoding 50S ribosomal protein L30, whose amino-acid sequence MADEKEIKTKKSAAKKAPAQKEAAQKPAAKKPAKAKKADPKKETAAKAAPQKETAKKDVPKKAPAQKPAAKKTSSGKTVTVTQIGSPIGRKAYQRATLVGLGLNKMHRTRTLEDTPSVRGMINKVKHLVKVEDAA is encoded by the coding sequence ATGGCCGACGAAAAAGAAATAAAAACGAAGAAGTCTGCAGCTAAGAAAGCGCCTGCCCAAAAAGAGGCAGCCCAAAAGCCTGCCGCTAAGAAACCTGCCAAGGCTAAAAAGGCAGATCCGAAGAAGGAAACAGCAGCAAAAGCAGCTCCCCAAAAAGAGACGGCTAAAAAGGACGTTCCTAAAAAAGCTCCCGCCCAAAAGCCTGCCGCTAAGAAAACATCGTCTGGTAAGACAGTGACCGTAACGCAAATAGGTTCACCCATCGGCCGCAAAGCCTACCAGCGTGCAACATTGGTCGGTCTGGGTCTCAACAAGATGCACCGTACCCGCACACTCGAAGACACGCCTTCCGTGCGCGGCATGATCAACAAAGTCAAGCATCTGGTTAAAGTCGAAGACGCGGCATAA